One window of the Granulicella arctica genome contains the following:
- a CDS encoding Hcp family type VI secretion system effector: MASVEYMQIDGVKGESTDAGHKDWIEINSFSHSISQSTSATANSPGGGTTGRSNHEPFVITKYLDVSSPKLYEMCSSGKHISKVTIDLMRASGDAPVKYMVIEMDQVVISKVAHEGMIGESRPTESVSFDYGVIKWTYIDPLQPEGS, from the coding sequence ATGGCGAGCGTAGAGTACATGCAGATCGATGGGGTTAAAGGCGAGAGCACGGACGCCGGGCATAAGGATTGGATTGAGATCAACTCCTTCTCACATTCCATCTCTCAGTCCACATCGGCAACAGCGAACTCTCCGGGCGGAGGGACAACAGGCCGTAGTAACCATGAACCCTTTGTCATCACCAAATACCTGGACGTATCGTCGCCGAAGCTGTACGAGATGTGTTCGTCCGGCAAGCACATCTCCAAGGTGACCATCGATCTCATGCGAGCTTCAGGTGACGCTCCGGTCAAGTACATGGTGATTGAAATGGATCAGGTCGTCATCTCGAAGGTGGCCCACGAAGGGATGATAGGTGAGAGTCGCCCGACAGAGTCTGTGTCGTTCGACTACGGCGTCATCAAGTGGACGTATATTGACCCGCTACAACCTGAAGGGAGCTAA
- a CDS encoding ABC transporter ATP-binding protein → MSDHPVVEFKQVSKRFGDRKVLENVSFTVNEGEVLCVLGRSGTGKSVTLKLIIGLLKPDSGSVFIGDEDISQLERDGLSKVRRGIGFLFQSAALFDSFTVGDNLALPVQRFDKKHKSPQQIQAEVKDMLRQVGLEKDMDKLPGELSGGMKKRAGLARALVLNPKLLLVDEPSSGLDRITASEIDHLLMKFNKERNTTMIIVTHDVRGARRLADKVAVLDQGSLVGFGTIEELDRSDNDLVRELISESQS, encoded by the coding sequence GTGAGTGACCATCCTGTCGTCGAATTCAAGCAAGTGTCGAAAAGGTTCGGGGATAGAAAAGTCCTCGAGAACGTTTCCTTCACGGTCAACGAAGGCGAGGTGCTTTGCGTGCTTGGCCGAAGCGGAACCGGTAAGAGTGTCACGCTCAAGCTCATCATTGGCTTGCTCAAGCCGGACAGCGGATCAGTCTTCATAGGGGATGAAGATATCAGTCAGCTTGAGCGCGATGGGCTTTCCAAAGTCCGCCGCGGCATAGGCTTCCTCTTCCAAAGCGCTGCGCTTTTCGACTCCTTCACCGTGGGTGACAATCTCGCGCTGCCTGTGCAGCGATTCGATAAGAAGCATAAGTCTCCCCAGCAGATTCAGGCAGAGGTGAAGGACATGCTCCGCCAGGTTGGCCTCGAGAAGGATATGGACAAGTTACCTGGTGAGCTCTCCGGCGGTATGAAGAAGCGGGCGGGCCTGGCGAGGGCGCTAGTCCTGAACCCAAAGCTGCTGCTGGTGGACGAACCAAGCAGTGGCTTGGATCGCATCACCGCGTCCGAGATCGACCACCTCCTGATGAAGTTCAACAAGGAGCGGAACACCACCATGATCATCGTGACCCATGATGTACGCGGTGCGCGAAGGTTGGCGGATAAGGTGGCCGTCTTGGACCAGGGAAGCCTGGTTGGTTTTGGGACGATCGAGGAACTTGACCGTAGCGATAACGACCTCGTTAGAGAACTGATTTCGGAGTCACAATCATGA
- a CDS encoding GH35 family beta-galactosidase: MKLRYGVASLLILTSMSTVNAQSSDRKPSIKTLPHIGKNGSSTQLFVDEKPYIMLAGELHNSSASTTEYMAPIWDKLAAMHLNTVISTVSWELIEPEEDKFDFTLVDSQITEAHKRNLHLVLIWFGSWKNGESTYAPLWVKSNHQRFPLQIKRGSESTNSIVMAMSKLQHDPPLSPLGEAAMAADTKAFRALMHHIKVVDEHHTVIMMQVENEIGLLGDSRDRSPAADAAWSKPVPSDLLKYLISNKTTLLPELLELWGRSGYKTEGTWVEVFGNSEWADEVFMAWNYARYINVVIGAGKSELNLPMYVNAWLGPQPGMALPGDWPSGGPVARVMDVWRAGAPQVDLFAPDIYADDFKGVCSRYARSGNPLFIPEARDQAGNLFWALGNNAALGWAVFGVDDLTPEDQISKSYRTLEGMLPELAQAQAANNIAAVLLLEGEMSQVVTLGGYKITVKKLRTTEPAATAPTLMAGGVSYESRAMTGDTRSFGLILNVSPDEFIFVGSNLSPTFTLDEVNSASVQIGTIEEGLYTNGKWKPGRRLNGDEGRPVIRPMQWIGGPETLAEFKVRLYHTAAAQ, from the coding sequence ATGAAACTCAGATACGGCGTGGCCTCTTTGCTGATTCTAACCTCTATGAGTACCGTGAACGCTCAATCGTCCGATCGCAAGCCTTCTATCAAAACATTGCCTCATATTGGAAAGAACGGCTCGTCGACGCAGCTATTCGTCGACGAAAAACCGTACATCATGCTTGCTGGCGAGCTGCACAACTCAAGCGCATCGACCACGGAGTATATGGCGCCCATCTGGGACAAGCTCGCGGCGATGCACTTGAACACGGTAATCAGCACCGTGAGCTGGGAACTCATCGAGCCCGAGGAAGATAAATTCGATTTCACATTGGTCGATTCACAGATCACGGAAGCTCATAAGAGGAATCTCCACCTGGTGCTCATCTGGTTTGGCTCGTGGAAGAACGGAGAATCGACATATGCTCCCTTGTGGGTCAAGTCGAATCATCAACGCTTTCCTCTACAAATTAAGAGGGGGAGCGAATCTACCAATTCCATCGTGATGGCGATGTCTAAGCTACAACACGATCCTCCGCTGAGCCCTTTAGGCGAGGCCGCAATGGCAGCGGACACAAAGGCCTTTCGAGCATTGATGCACCATATCAAGGTGGTCGATGAGCACCACACCGTCATCATGATGCAAGTGGAGAACGAAATAGGATTGCTCGGTGATAGTCGCGACCGTTCTCCCGCGGCGGATGCAGCATGGTCGAAGCCTGTCCCCTCCGATCTTTTAAAGTATCTGATCAGCAACAAAACCACACTGCTTCCAGAGCTCTTGGAGCTTTGGGGTCGCAGCGGATACAAGACAGAAGGAACATGGGTCGAGGTCTTCGGCAACAGCGAGTGGGCGGATGAGGTGTTCATGGCGTGGAACTACGCGCGTTATATTAACGTCGTGATTGGGGCCGGAAAATCAGAACTCAATCTTCCTATGTACGTGAACGCATGGCTGGGCCCTCAGCCCGGAATGGCTTTACCTGGAGACTGGCCAAGCGGCGGACCTGTAGCTCGCGTCATGGATGTATGGCGGGCGGGGGCTCCCCAGGTGGATCTTTTCGCTCCCGACATCTACGCGGATGACTTCAAAGGCGTGTGCTCTCGCTATGCTAGGTCTGGCAACCCTCTCTTCATTCCGGAAGCCAGGGACCAAGCCGGAAACCTATTCTGGGCCCTCGGAAACAATGCTGCGCTGGGCTGGGCAGTGTTTGGCGTCGATGATCTCACTCCCGAAGATCAGATCTCGAAGTCCTATAGAACTCTGGAGGGCATGTTGCCTGAACTTGCTCAAGCACAGGCCGCCAATAACATTGCAGCCGTTCTCTTGCTCGAAGGAGAAATGAGTCAAGTCGTCACGTTAGGCGGATACAAGATCACGGTAAAAAAGCTTCGCACAACGGAACCGGCAGCCACAGCACCTACCCTGATGGCGGGTGGTGTGTCGTATGAGTCACGTGCGATGACGGGTGACACCAGATCATTTGGGCTGATCCTCAATGTCTCACCCGATGAGTTTATTTTTGTCGGTTCAAATTTAAGCCCCACTTTTACGCTAGATGAAGTGAACTCCGCCAGCGTGCAAATTGGCACCATTGAAGAGGGCTTATATACAAACGGTAAGTGGAAACCCGGTCGCCGACTCAATGGGGATGAAGGTCGCCCGGTCATACGACCGATGCAATGGATAGGTGGTCCAGAAACCCTTGCCGAGTTCAAGGTTCGCCTCTATCATACTGCCGCAGCCCAGTAG
- a CDS encoding MlaD family protein, with amino-acid sequence MKTNFGVLGAFVLAGLILFTTVLFLIGDRNQAFSKHEQLYVEMATVTGIAPGSKVRAGGFDAGEVKVIELPPRPSAKFRVKLEVDRKLHSFIRQDSLVSVDSDGLVGDKFLMIHAGTDASPEAAVGSTLPNKEPMELSAIIEKVSGTIDQANATIGDVRHKLDGALDVITSTVTNTNGLVTEARSGKGTVGMLLSDQRTADDVKQAVSNVQHASVNLNQVSVQAQQLMTDVQSRNLPAKIDDTMVSARDASQQIDQVSHTVNGTITDALAPDSSGVSAAENLRDTL; translated from the coding sequence ATGAAAACAAATTTCGGAGTCCTGGGTGCGTTCGTACTTGCCGGACTCATCTTGTTCACCACGGTGCTCTTCCTGATCGGCGACCGCAATCAGGCATTCAGCAAGCACGAACAGCTTTACGTCGAGATGGCGACTGTCACCGGGATCGCTCCCGGCTCAAAGGTGCGTGCCGGTGGCTTCGACGCCGGAGAGGTCAAGGTCATTGAGCTCCCGCCTCGTCCTTCTGCCAAGTTTCGCGTCAAGTTGGAAGTGGACAGGAAACTTCATTCGTTTATCCGGCAGGATTCGCTCGTCAGCGTGGATTCGGACGGCTTGGTCGGGGACAAGTTTCTCATGATCCACGCCGGAACCGACGCATCACCAGAGGCAGCAGTCGGCTCTACCTTGCCCAACAAAGAGCCAATGGAACTCTCCGCGATCATCGAGAAGGTGTCCGGCACGATCGACCAGGCGAACGCCACGATCGGCGACGTTCGTCATAAACTCGACGGGGCGCTCGATGTCATCACCTCAACGGTTACCAACACCAATGGACTCGTCACCGAGGCACGCAGCGGCAAAGGGACTGTCGGGATGCTCTTGAGCGATCAGCGGACTGCGGACGATGTAAAGCAGGCCGTCTCAAACGTCCAACACGCAAGCGTCAACCTGAATCAAGTATCCGTACAGGCACAGCAATTAATGACCGATGTTCAGTCGCGCAACCTGCCGGCGAAGATCGATGACACGATGGTCAGCGCACGCGACGCCTCGCAGCAGATCGATCAGGTCTCACATACGGTAAACGGCACCATCACAGATGCCCTCGCTCCGGACAGCTCTGGCGTAAGTGCTGCTGAAAATCTCCGCGACACACTCTGA
- a CDS encoding VTT domain-containing protein, with translation MNHYLLLTTYPVLFVAVFANQLSMPVPGVLFLLAAGALCHMGQLSLPAVLALAIGASLLGDTAWFLIGRKHGGRVLRLLAAFSADPNEQIRKTKRTFEKYGLRCLLVAKFIPGIDAVAPPLAGMSEGSIYRFWAYDSVGAAIWAAAYAGLGLLFSRQLNGIAVEVSRFAGILAAALGIPLAIYMIWHTLKFIPVSRSLHLHRIQPERLWQKISSGDKILIFDLLSYEEGTEGTEGIPTSVRLDPSKVRQAHHVVFPSDLDVVLYCASPNHFRSSRVALELRKHGVQKIEVLAGGLKSWREQGLPLTHELLSSEEAILRYRIQIT, from the coding sequence ATGAATCACTATCTTCTTCTCACAACGTATCCGGTCCTCTTCGTTGCGGTCTTTGCCAACCAGCTATCTATGCCGGTTCCTGGAGTGCTGTTTTTACTTGCGGCCGGAGCACTCTGCCATATGGGACAGCTCAGCCTTCCAGCTGTTCTAGCGCTTGCAATCGGCGCTTCCTTGCTGGGGGATACGGCATGGTTCCTGATAGGACGAAAACATGGCGGTCGCGTACTCCGTTTGCTCGCCGCTTTCTCTGCCGATCCAAATGAGCAGATTCGGAAGACCAAGCGAACATTCGAGAAGTACGGGCTGCGCTGTTTGCTAGTCGCCAAGTTCATTCCGGGCATCGACGCGGTTGCGCCGCCGCTAGCGGGAATGTCTGAAGGCAGCATATACCGTTTTTGGGCCTATGATAGCGTTGGGGCAGCGATCTGGGCAGCCGCCTATGCGGGGCTGGGCTTGCTTTTCAGCCGCCAACTCAACGGCATTGCTGTTGAAGTGAGCAGATTTGCCGGCATCCTCGCAGCTGCACTCGGCATACCCTTGGCCATCTATATGATCTGGCACACGTTGAAGTTCATTCCAGTCAGCCGAAGTCTCCATCTACATCGAATTCAGCCAGAACGCCTATGGCAGAAGATCAGCAGCGGTGACAAAATTCTTATCTTCGATCTTCTGAGCTACGAAGAAGGGACTGAAGGTACAGAAGGAATTCCGACTTCCGTTCGCTTGGACCCGAGCAAGGTTCGCCAAGCTCACCATGTAGTGTTTCCCTCCGATCTGGACGTTGTTCTCTACTGTGCTTCGCCTAATCACTTCAGAAGCTCTCGTGTGGCTCTTGAACTAAGGAAACACGGAGTCCAAAAGATTGAGGTGCTCGCGGGTGGCCTTAAGTCGTGGCGAGAGCAAGGACTTCCCCTAACTCATGAGTTGCTTTCCTCCGAAGAGGCGATCTTACGATACAGGATTCAAATTACTTGA
- a CDS encoding OmpA family protein has protein sequence MEILSDAGKKQIDQVVGSVKDSIVLQPIVVEGYSNDADAAAQITLSNQRAILVEHYLVQRFRLHANDIGVVSLNSRPPQLSGKNVWDGVAILFLPPQRQ, from the coding sequence GTGGAAATCTTGTCGGACGCGGGTAAGAAGCAGATCGATCAGGTTGTTGGAAGCGTGAAGGATTCTATCGTCCTGCAGCCCATTGTCGTTGAGGGCTACTCGAACGACGCTGACGCGGCAGCGCAGATCACCCTTTCAAACCAGCGCGCCATTCTGGTGGAGCACTATCTCGTACAACGCTTCCGTTTGCACGCAAACGACATCGGGGTCGTTTCTCTCAACTCAAGGCCTCCGCAGTTGTCCGGCAAGAACGTCTGGGACGGTGTTGCCATCCTTTTCCTTCCGCCGCAAAGACAGTGA
- a CDS encoding ferritin-like domain-containing protein has product MDAEFSLVKSVVQVLRDGEKGFEDIGEHLQNPEVKAFFLEESRHRGKFATDLEAELALAAGDTKDLGGTATGAIHRTWGDLKASLGGGDHTLLETAEQGEDAAKKAYREALEGDIPSLVVRTILTKQQTHIQASHDKVKAFRDSTAS; this is encoded by the coding sequence ATGGATGCAGAATTCTCGTTGGTCAAGAGTGTAGTTCAGGTTCTCCGCGACGGAGAAAAGGGATTCGAGGATATCGGAGAGCACCTTCAGAATCCTGAAGTGAAAGCGTTCTTCCTCGAGGAGTCGCGGCATCGCGGAAAGTTCGCGACTGATCTCGAGGCTGAGTTGGCCCTTGCAGCCGGTGATACCAAGGATCTCGGTGGAACTGCAACAGGAGCCATTCATCGCACTTGGGGCGACCTAAAGGCTAGCCTCGGAGGCGGCGATCACACACTGCTTGAGACCGCCGAACAAGGCGAGGATGCGGCGAAGAAGGCTTACAGGGAGGCCCTTGAAGGTGATATCCCTTCTTTAGTCGTTAGAACTATCCTGACTAAGCAGCAGACTCACATTCAAGCTTCCCACGACAAAGTGAAAGCATTCCGTGACAGCACGGCATCCTAG
- a CDS encoding EAL domain-containing protein, whose translation MVVSGVVTAFSGYKNSFFMQDSHFGISVDRTDHAKVHIGDLVEVTGTSNPGMFAPTIMASKVRVTGRSSLPNAHLKLFSDLLGGGEDSQWIELQGVIHAAKHQQLFGHDILRLTLSLGNQSVAILLQQFETLDTNHLVDATVRVHGVCSTSFNDKRQFVSAALIVPDQRDITIVDRVSDDPYAIPQVPVRSVLQFGQALHRVKITGVSTYQSVGHSLYLQQGDDGIQLRTSSKEQVGVGMKVEAVGFPVMGNYSPMLTDASYRLIGSRAPILPKHVEAEQIIGHATFSSIPYDQQLVELRGSVVEDHESGGNRLLVLHMGDHVFEAKGDETSLKQLKRVQAGSMLSVTGICDVHLDSDGAPSGFDILLRSPSDILVLKKASWWTLPRTFVVLGGFVALALVAALWVIALRSRVRRQTQTIRESECRFRELAQVDVLTKLPNRLMLEEHITRSLEHSKICDAKAAVFSIDIDHFKQINDHYGHHVGDECLRVVAERLRSRVRKVDLIARTGGEEFMQVTGCLADRESALKVANGILEFFIEPLSLAGHEIKITVSVGGAIYPDDGETVELLRKRSDLALYEAKRVGRNCVIFANERLDTSNDLTASIETALRHALQTRSFYLVYQPIVDSAGAICSFEALIRSSNLWLNELGPSKFVPVAESSGLIVEIGRWIFDEVCHQVVTFTLHGICECPIAMNISCRELLEKGFAEYILETFEQRSIPGGMLHFEVTETTMMYDPIRVKAVIDRLAAVGILFSIDDFGTGYSSLSRLHELSISQLKIDKSFTKDLLAGGGSYSIVSAIVQMAKSMHLRVVAEGVETEEQLRLLSTLGLDRFQGYLFEPAVKSDKLLHVLQQNQDQVATADHNQSFTEGPASSFS comes from the coding sequence GTGGTCGTTTCGGGTGTGGTGACCGCATTCTCCGGTTACAAGAACTCCTTTTTCATGCAAGACAGCCACTTCGGCATCTCTGTCGATCGCACGGACCATGCGAAAGTCCACATTGGGGACTTAGTTGAAGTCACTGGCACCAGCAATCCTGGTATGTTTGCACCGACAATCATGGCGTCAAAGGTCCGCGTCACTGGTCGCTCCTCGCTCCCAAACGCACATCTTAAGCTTTTCAGTGATCTTCTGGGCGGAGGTGAAGATAGTCAATGGATCGAGTTACAGGGCGTTATTCATGCCGCGAAGCACCAGCAACTCTTTGGTCATGACATTCTTCGGTTGACTCTCAGTCTTGGAAATCAAAGCGTCGCTATCCTGCTGCAGCAGTTCGAAACGCTTGATACTAATCACCTCGTTGATGCAACAGTTCGTGTACATGGGGTCTGCTCAACTTCGTTCAACGACAAGAGACAGTTCGTTTCCGCTGCGCTTATAGTTCCTGATCAAAGAGATATCACTATTGTCGATCGAGTTAGCGATGATCCGTACGCAATTCCGCAGGTCCCGGTCCGCAGTGTTCTGCAGTTTGGACAGGCACTTCACCGGGTCAAGATCACGGGCGTTAGCACGTACCAGAGCGTTGGCCACTCTCTTTACCTTCAGCAAGGCGATGACGGCATCCAGTTGCGAACCTCATCGAAGGAGCAGGTTGGAGTTGGCATGAAAGTTGAAGCTGTCGGCTTTCCGGTGATGGGCAACTATTCCCCAATGCTGACCGACGCTTCCTACCGCCTGATTGGATCCAGAGCACCTATTCTACCCAAGCACGTGGAGGCGGAGCAGATTATCGGTCATGCGACATTTTCCTCTATTCCGTATGATCAGCAACTCGTGGAACTCAGAGGTAGTGTTGTTGAGGACCATGAATCGGGAGGTAATCGGTTACTTGTGCTCCATATGGGCGATCATGTGTTCGAAGCGAAAGGTGACGAAACCTCGCTCAAGCAACTCAAACGGGTTCAAGCCGGCAGCATGCTTTCCGTGACCGGGATCTGCGATGTGCATCTGGACTCTGACGGCGCGCCGAGTGGCTTCGATATTCTGCTCCGCTCTCCAAGCGACATTTTAGTTCTCAAGAAAGCCTCGTGGTGGACACTGCCTCGCACCTTTGTCGTCCTAGGCGGATTCGTTGCGCTCGCGCTCGTAGCAGCCCTGTGGGTCATAGCCCTGCGATCCAGAGTTCGACGACAGACCCAGACGATCCGCGAGAGCGAATGTCGCTTTCGTGAGCTTGCGCAAGTAGATGTCCTCACGAAGCTACCGAATCGCTTGATGCTTGAAGAGCACATCACACGAAGCCTTGAGCACTCGAAGATCTGTGATGCCAAAGCAGCGGTCTTCTCGATTGACATCGATCACTTCAAACAGATCAATGACCACTATGGTCATCATGTGGGAGATGAGTGTCTCAGGGTTGTCGCCGAGCGCCTTCGCAGCCGCGTGCGCAAGGTGGATTTGATCGCTCGTACCGGCGGCGAAGAGTTCATGCAGGTGACAGGCTGCCTCGCCGACAGAGAAAGCGCATTGAAGGTCGCCAATGGAATCCTAGAATTTTTTATTGAACCTCTTTCGTTGGCGGGACATGAGATAAAGATAACGGTCAGCGTTGGAGGAGCTATCTATCCAGATGATGGAGAGACAGTCGAGCTGTTGCGGAAACGTTCTGACCTGGCACTCTACGAAGCAAAGCGCGTGGGACGGAATTGTGTGATTTTCGCAAACGAGCGACTGGATACGTCGAATGACTTAACTGCCTCAATCGAAACAGCGCTTCGACATGCTCTCCAAACTCGAAGCTTTTATCTTGTATATCAGCCGATCGTCGACTCGGCAGGAGCAATTTGTTCATTTGAGGCTCTCATTCGAAGCTCGAATCTGTGGCTGAATGAACTTGGTCCTTCGAAATTCGTTCCCGTGGCGGAGAGCAGCGGACTTATCGTTGAAATCGGACGCTGGATTTTCGATGAGGTCTGTCATCAGGTTGTGACCTTCACTCTTCATGGCATCTGTGAATGCCCGATCGCAATGAACATTTCATGTCGAGAACTCCTTGAAAAAGGGTTCGCGGAATATATTTTGGAGACTTTTGAGCAACGTAGTATTCCCGGCGGCATGCTTCATTTTGAGGTTACCGAGACAACGATGATGTACGACCCAATTCGAGTGAAGGCCGTCATCGATCGTCTCGCAGCCGTCGGCATTCTTTTTTCCATCGATGATTTCGGAACAGGCTACTCGTCACTTTCGCGGCTCCATGAACTGTCGATTAGCCAGCTCAAAATTGACAAGTCTTTCACGAAGGACTTGTTAGCCGGCGGCGGCTCATACTCGATCGTTTCCGCCATCGTTCAGATGGCGAAGAGTATGCACCTAAGAGTTGTTGCCGAAGGGGTCGAAACAGAAGAGCAACTTAGATTATTGTCAACGCTCGGCTTGGATCGTTTTCAGGGTTATCTGTTTGAACCCGCAGTCAAGTCTGACAAGCTACTGCATGTCCTTCAACAGAATCAGGATCAAGTTGCTACCGCTGACCACAACCAAAGCTTTACCGAGGGGCCTGCGAGTTCATTCTCATAG
- a CDS encoding catalase: MTTKSAKISKPKATKAASSVIPAENQVMIAGAPVAVTPEGQEVGNGGEIHQVAGGTHPQMTNQRGTVIADDENSLKANERGPGLIEDFFLVEKTQHFDHERIPERVVHARGYGAHGYFELTDSLAGITKAKVLTTLGQKTPVFTRFSTVAGNMGSADTARDVRGFAVKMYTPEGNWDIVGNNIPVFFIQDAIKFTDLIHAAKQEPDRGFPQAQTAHDTFWDWASLTPEATHMLMWLMSDRAIPRSFRMMEGFGVHTFRLVNDEGESTYVKFHWRPKLGMASVIWDEALKISGADPDFHRRDLWNAIESGNLPEWELGVQLFDEEFANNFDFDVLDATKLIPEEVLPLRIIGKMVLTRNVDNYFAETEQVAFATTDVVPGIDFSNDPLLQGRNLSYIDTQITRLGGPNYEQIPVNAPRCPVMNMQRDGHMTLRPQKGRVSYSPSSLEQDTPRQDPRAGFTSFKAHEEGDKLRVRAESFGDHFSQALMFFQSQTDAEQNHIISAFIFELSKVDTKAVRTRMLSQLANVDISIAQRVADGLGMKDPITPAFTKVSARTDLAPSDALSIVKKMKPGLVTKVIGCLVADGTDAAEVLALETAAHKLGAHVKIIAPKIGGATAADGKVIEADFQLAGGPSVLFDTVYVALSEAGAKLLSTEAAAVAWVHDAFSHLKVIGASSTAQTLLTAAGVVPDAGVIVGKSPSPYLAAAANGRIYPREPKVRTTY, translated from the coding sequence ATGACGACGAAGAGCGCAAAAATCAGCAAACCGAAGGCGACGAAGGCAGCGAGCAGCGTTATTCCAGCTGAGAACCAGGTGATGATTGCCGGTGCACCCGTTGCAGTTACTCCTGAAGGTCAGGAAGTCGGCAATGGGGGTGAGATCCACCAGGTAGCAGGTGGCACTCACCCACAGATGACCAACCAGCGCGGGACGGTCATCGCTGACGATGAGAACTCATTGAAAGCAAACGAACGCGGGCCCGGCTTGATTGAAGATTTCTTCCTCGTCGAGAAAACGCAGCACTTCGATCACGAGCGCATCCCGGAGCGGGTAGTTCACGCTCGCGGCTACGGCGCACATGGATACTTCGAACTGACGGACTCACTCGCAGGCATTACCAAAGCGAAGGTCTTGACGACCTTGGGTCAGAAGACGCCTGTGTTTACCCGGTTTTCCACGGTTGCTGGCAATATGGGCTCAGCTGATACTGCGCGTGACGTTCGTGGATTCGCGGTGAAGATGTACACGCCGGAAGGCAACTGGGACATCGTCGGCAACAATATTCCAGTATTTTTCATTCAGGATGCCATCAAGTTTACCGATCTCATCCATGCTGCCAAGCAGGAGCCGGACCGTGGATTTCCGCAGGCACAGACAGCCCACGACACGTTCTGGGATTGGGCTTCTCTCACCCCGGAAGCGACACATATGCTGATGTGGCTCATGTCGGATCGAGCGATCCCCCGTTCTTTCCGCATGATGGAAGGCTTCGGCGTGCATACGTTTCGGCTTGTGAACGACGAAGGCGAATCGACCTACGTCAAGTTTCATTGGCGTCCCAAGCTGGGCATGGCCTCTGTGATCTGGGACGAGGCGCTCAAGATCTCTGGTGCCGATCCTGACTTCCATCGCCGCGACTTGTGGAACGCGATCGAATCGGGGAACTTGCCAGAATGGGAGCTTGGGGTCCAACTCTTTGACGAAGAGTTTGCCAACAACTTCGACTTCGATGTACTTGACGCAACCAAACTCATCCCTGAAGAAGTCCTGCCGCTACGAATCATCGGCAAGATGGTCCTCACACGAAACGTCGATAACTACTTCGCAGAAACCGAGCAGGTTGCATTCGCGACCACGGACGTCGTTCCCGGGATCGACTTCAGCAACGACCCCCTGCTTCAGGGACGGAACCTTTCCTATATCGATACACAGATAACCCGTCTTGGCGGACCGAACTACGAGCAGATCCCCGTCAACGCTCCACGTTGCCCGGTTATGAATATGCAACGCGACGGCCATATGACGCTGCGTCCTCAGAAGGGCCGGGTATCGTACAGCCCAAGCTCTCTTGAGCAGGACACACCGCGCCAGGATCCTCGCGCCGGTTTTACTTCCTTCAAAGCTCACGAAGAAGGTGACAAGCTGCGGGTTCGCGCTGAGTCGTTCGGCGACCACTTCTCCCAGGCGTTGATGTTCTTTCAGTCGCAGACCGATGCGGAGCAGAACCACATCATCTCCGCCTTCATCTTCGAACTAAGCAAGGTGGACACCAAGGCTGTGCGGACTCGCATGTTGAGTCAACTCGCCAACGTCGACATCAGCATCGCGCAGCGTGTTGCTGACGGCCTGGGAATGAAGGATCCAATCACGCCCGCTTTCACCAAGGTGTCAGCGCGTACCGATCTCGCACCGTCCGATGCTCTCAGCATCGTGAAAAAGATGAAGCCGGGCTTAGTCACGAAGGTGATTGGATGCCTGGTTGCCGACGGCACGGACGCAGCGGAGGTACTAGCTCTCGAGACGGCAGCACACAAATTGGGAGCACACGTGAAGATCATCGCCCCAAAGATTGGAGGCGCCACAGCAGCCGATGGGAAGGTAATTGAAGCCGACTTCCAACTCGCAGGCGGTCCTTCCGTGCTGTTCGATACGGTCTATGTCGCGTTGTCGGAAGCAGGCGCGAAGTTGCTCTCAACGGAAGCCGCAGCAGTTGCCTGGGTCCATGATGCCTTCTCTCACTTGAAGGTCATCGGTGCTTCCTCGACCGCCCAAACGTTGCTGACGGCGGCTGGGGTCGTTCCTGATGCCGGTGTGATCGTGGGGAAGAGCCCCTCGCCTTATCTCGCTGCAGCAGCTAACGGAAGGATATACCCGAGAGAACCTAAGGTGCGCACCACGTATTAG